Below is a window of Lujinxingia litoralis DNA.
CAAGTTCGTGGAAGCGAACGAAGACGTTCAGACCAACGTCGACTTCTCCAGCCGCCCGACCGGCTGATCGAAGTTTGATCGTTATCTGACATGCCTGCGCATGTAAGATAAAAAGGAGCCCACCATCTGGTGGGCTCTTTTTTTTGCCTGTTCTATACCCGCTCCCCGGCACGTCCTGCGGGCTCTGGTCGCCAGACCCCCGGGCTATGCTATGGTTCGACAGCTCTCCGTTGACCTCTTCCAAGGGCATCCTCGATGCAAGCGATCACCGCGCTCCCACCCTGGGCCCAGATCCTGATCATGGTCCCGCTTCTGACCATCTGCCTGATCTCCGCCGTCACCGATTTCCAACAGCGCAAAGTCTTCAACAAGGTCACCTATCCCGGGGTGATCGTGGGGCTTGTAGCCCACACCCTGGCCTTTGGTCTCTCGGGGCTGGGCGGCGGACTGCTCGCGGCGCTTACGGTGCTGGTGGTCGGCATCCTGATTCTGCCCTTTGGCTGGCTGGGCGGCGGCGACATCAAGCTCTTTGCCGTGATCGGTGCCTTTGTGGGCTTTAGCGGCCTCTACGAGGTCATCTTCTACGCCACGCTCATCGGCCTGCTGATGGGGCTGACCCTCTCGGTGGCCAACGGTTACATCGTCGAGATGTTTCGCAAGATGTTCCGCGTGCTGCGCTCGCTCTTGCTCTCGGTGACCAGCCGTACCAACCTCACCGAATCCCTGGAGCCCGACGAACGCGCCTACCTGCCCTTTGCGATCCCGATCTTCTTTGGCGTGTTACTCTCCACGACCGATGCCTACCTGGACTGGCCCCTGTGGCTGGAGGGATTACGCCTGTGGATTCAGGAGACGGTGTGATGACAACAACCGGGCGAATCATCGTCATCGGCAGTGGCGTGGCCGGGCTGGGATGCGCCTGGCGCCTGGCGCGGGCGGGCTGGGAGGTCGAGGTCTTTGAGCGCGGCCACCTGGGAGAGGGGGCATCCACCCGCGCCGCCGGGATGCTCGCCCCGGCCGCCGAGGCCCATTTCGAAGAAGAAGCGCAGCTGGCCCTGGGACAGGCCAGCCTGGCGCTCTACCCGGACTTTGTCCGCGAACTCGAGGAAGAAAGCGGCCTCGATGTTGACTACCGCACCCGGGGCACCCTGGTGGTGGGCATCGATCGCGACGATGATGAAGCCCTGGCCCACCTGCACCGCTTTCATCAACGCCTGGAGCTTCCGGTGGAGCGCCTCAGCGGCGATCAGGCCCGTAAACTGGAGCCCGGGCTCTCACCCACTATTAACCTGGCGCTCTTCTGCCCCTACGATCATCAGGTGCACCCCCGACGCCTGGTCGCCGCGCTGGGACGCGCGCTCCAGGCCCACGGCGGCAAACTCCACGAACACACCGCGGTCGATGCGCTGCGCTTAAGCGAGGATCACTCCCGCGTGCTCGGCGTGACCCTGGCCGACGGCACCCACGTCGACGCCCCGAATGTCCTGGTGGCCACCGGCGCCTGGTCACGCAAGCTTAAAGGCATGCCCCC
It encodes the following:
- a CDS encoding A24 family peptidase — encoded protein: MQAITALPPWAQILIMVPLLTICLISAVTDFQQRKVFNKVTYPGVIVGLVAHTLAFGLSGLGGGLLAALTVLVVGILILPFGWLGGGDIKLFAVIGAFVGFSGLYEVIFYATLIGLLMGLTLSVANGYIVEMFRKMFRVLRSLLLSVTSRTNLTESLEPDERAYLPFAIPIFFGVLLSTTDAYLDWPLWLEGLRLWIQETV
- the thiO gene encoding glycine oxidase ThiO, with amino-acid sequence MTTTGRIIVIGSGVAGLGCAWRLARAGWEVEVFERGHLGEGASTRAAGMLAPAAEAHFEEEAQLALGQASLALYPDFVRELEEESGLDVDYRTRGTLVVGIDRDDDEALAHLHRFHQRLELPVERLSGDQARKLEPGLSPTINLALFCPYDHQVHPRRLVAALGRALQAHGGKLHEHTAVDALRLSEDHSRVLGVTLADGTHVDAPNVLVATGAWSRKLKGMPPGLLPHVRPVRGQVIVVGSGDPPLCQHVIRAPDAYLVPRADGELVIGATSEERGFDARLTAGGVFELLRGAWETLPGIYDAPILDQWVGFRPVSLSNLPTLGPTPVQGLHLSVGHGRNGILLAPLTALGLEALIRGEDPPDALRHTRRAR